Genomic segment of Saprospira sp. CCB-QB6:
ATGCTAGCCTTTTTGAGCTTGACCGAGAGGATTATGCAGGCTGGGCCAAGGGGCTGCGCAAAGCGGGCTATGCCACCGATCCCAAATATCCAAACAAACTGATTTCGACCATTGAGACCCATCAATTGCAGCAGTTTGATTTGGAAATGCAGCCCTTGGCCATTAGTGATTCGGTAGATAATACGCCCGTGGATCCTAGTATTTTTGCCACACCAGAACCCTTTGAGCGCCAATTGCGTCGACAACAAAAAAGTACGCTCTTTTTGAGCTATAAAAAGGGCGTTTTCCGAAAAAATAAAAGCTCTTATGTCATTGCTCGGGCGGGAGAATCGGCCCTAGAAGTGGCCAACCGCTTTGGGGTGCCTTATGCCAAATTCCTTCGTTTTAACGACCTCGTAGATGGAGATCAACTTATTGATTATCAATATTGCTACATTCAGCCAAAGAAAAGCAAATACCGAGAAGACAAAGAAGAGCATTTGGTCAAAAATGATGAAAGCATGTATGAAATTGCTCAATTTTATGGCCTGCCCTTAGACAAGCTCTATGAGCGCAACCTGATGCAAGAGGGACAAGAGCCCGCCAATGGCGAGTTCATTTTGCTCAATAGAAAAACGGCTGGGCCGCCCAAAATTAGAGCCCGTAAATTGCCCAATTCGGAAAATGTGGATTTGGTCCCTATTATTAGCCCCAAAGACAGCACAAAAACAGTGGTTAAAGAAGAATTTAAGGCCCCTGAGCTCGTCATCAATCAACCCACTTATCCCGAGCAAATTTATCAGGATTCTTTAAATACCAATACGAGCCCTGATGGACGCGACCTCAAGATTCCAGAATTGCAAATAGATAGCCCCAAAACCGAAGTGCCCAACTTCCCCAGTTTTGATCCAGAAACACCCAAAAAAGAAGAACCCAAAAGCACAAGCCTACCCGATCGGCCCATCACAAAAATGGGCGAACTCCCCCCCTTGCCACCAGAGCTCGACAAGCCCGAATTGCGCAATGGAGAGTATGTGCATGAGGTGCAGGCCGAAGAAACCCTTTATTCTATTGGATTAAAGTATGGCCTCAAGTGGCAAGAAATACAAAAATTTAATAAATTGAAGTCTAACCGTCTATACAAAGGACAAATCCTCAAAATTCCCCTTACCCAATAACAGCCAATTGCCATGAAAACCATTGAGATTACCACCGCTCAAAAAGTGAGCATCCAATATGAGTTGGCCCCCTTGGGGAGTCGCATATCTGCCTTTATGGTCGATATGTTGATACTCATTGGGATACTCATTGTCCTCAACCTTATTGCGGGGGTAGTCGTTGATGGCGGTGCCTATATGTATTTCGCCATCTTGGTCGTCCTCCCTACTATACTCTTTTATACGCTGGTCTCCGAGATTTTACTCGATGGACAAACCATTGGCAAACGGGCTGTGGGCCTACGCATTATAAAACTCAATGGAGAACCCGCCGAAGCCTTTGACTATGTCCTACGCTGGGCCTTTCGCTTCATTGATATTTGGGGATCTGCTGGCTCTGTGGCCAGCCTGATGATTTCTTCTTCTGCCCACAGTCAAAGAATGGGCGATTTGCTATCGGGCAGCACCGTAGTTCGCAAAAAAGCAAGCCGACAATTTCGCTTAGAAGATATCCTCTCTCTAGCCAAAAAGGAAGGCTATGAACCCAAATACCCAGAGGTCCTACAACTCAGCGAACAAGATATG
This window contains:
- a CDS encoding RDD family protein, with protein sequence MKTIEITTAQKVSIQYELAPLGSRISAFMVDMLILIGILIVLNLIAGVVVDGGAYMYFAILVVLPTILFYTLVSEILLDGQTIGKRAVGLRIIKLNGEPAEAFDYVLRWAFRFIDIWGSAGSVASLMISSSAHSQRMGDLLSGSTVVRKKASRQFRLEDILSLAKKEGYEPKYPEVLQLSEQDMLFVKKVIDRHKKYKNKAHKKVIVELSEHLSQQLEVPLLKNRLEFLRQLLLDYIVLTR
- a CDS encoding glucosaminidase domain-containing protein is translated as MKILFWAILLLSAPSLIAQRISVEDYIASYKHIAVREMQRTGIPASITLAQGIHESGAGNSNLAKEANNHFGIKCASDWQGEKFYKWDDESIESCFRVYENAEASFIDHSAILTKRKRYASLFELDREDYAGWAKGLRKAGYATDPKYPNKLISTIETHQLQQFDLEMQPLAISDSVDNTPVDPSIFATPEPFERQLRRQQKSTLFLSYKKGVFRKNKSSYVIARAGESALEVANRFGVPYAKFLRFNDLVDGDQLIDYQYCYIQPKKSKYREDKEEHLVKNDESMYEIAQFYGLPLDKLYERNLMQEGQEPANGEFILLNRKTAGPPKIRARKLPNSENVDLVPIISPKDSTKTVVKEEFKAPELVINQPTYPEQIYQDSLNTNTSPDGRDLKIPELQIDSPKTEVPNFPSFDPETPKKEEPKSTSLPDRPITKMGELPPLPPELDKPELRNGEYVHEVQAEETLYSIGLKYGLKWQEIQKFNKLKSNRLYKGQILKIPLTQ